From a region of the Nothobranchius furzeri strain GRZ-AD chromosome 12, NfurGRZ-RIMD1, whole genome shotgun sequence genome:
- the trir gene encoding telomerase RNA component interacting RNase has translation MESKRACGQSRASSASSGDSSCGSPASPSGSSPAQPASQASFPAANAFANDGSFMELFKKKMEEEKMRKEVQQTGGEARATDEGQTSVERKAPPVTTFVGKRRGGVFLKTGMVAKKQKQDTDAEPGKSDAWSKYMAEVKKYKAHQCGDDDKTRPLVK, from the exons ATGGAGTCCAAGCGAGCTTGTGGCCAGTCTCGGGCTAGCAGCGCAAGCAGCGGAGACTCGAGCTGCGGCAGCCCGGCGTCCCCGTCCGGCAGTAGCCCCGCTCAGCCCGCGAGCCAGGCCTCGTTCCCGGCGGCTAACGCGTTCGCCAACGACGGAAGCTTCATGGAGCTCTTCAAGAAGAAGATGGAGGAGGAGAAAATGAGGAAAGAGGTGCAGCAAACAGGTGGAGAGGCACGAGCCACCGATGAAGGACAGACCTCAGTGGAAAGGAAGGCCCCACCTGTGACGACCTTT GTGGGGAAGCGCCGAGGCGGTGTGTTCCTAAAGACCGGCATGGTTGCAAAGAAGCAGAAACAGGACACAGAT GCTGAGCCAGGCAAGAGCGATGCCTGGTCAAAATACATGGCTGAGGTGAAAAAGTACAAAGCCCACCAGTGTGGCGACGATGATAAAACCAGACCGTTGGTCAAATAG